A genomic window from Equus caballus isolate H_3958 breed thoroughbred chromosome 5, TB-T2T, whole genome shotgun sequence includes:
- the SLC27A3 gene encoding long-chain fatty acid transport protein 3 encodes MAALLLLPLLLLLPLLLLKLHLWPQLRWLAADLAFAVRALRCKRALRARALAAAAADPEGPEGGCSLAWRLAQLARQRPAHTFLIHGARRFSYAEAERESNRVARAFLRARGWDWGPGGGAGGAGEGERASHGARDAAAGSGAAPAVWEGDGAAGAGETAAPLAPGATVALLLPACPEFLWLWFGLAKAGLRTAFVPTALRRGPLLHCLRSCGARALVLAPEFLESLEPDLPALRAMGLRLWAAGPETHPAGISDLLAEASAEVGGPVPGALSAPQSIMDTCLYIFTSGTTGLPKAARISHLKILQCQGFYQLCGAHQEDVIYLTLPLYHMSGSLLGIVGCLGIGATVVLKSKFSAGQFWEDCQQHRVTVFQYIGELCRYLVNQPPTKAERGHKVRLAVGSGLRPDTWERFVRRFGPLQVLETYGLTEGNVATFNYTGRPGAVGRASWLYKHVFPFSLIRYDVTTGEPIRDTRGHCVTTSPGEPGLLVAPVNQQSPFLGYAGGPELARGKLLKDVFRPGDVFFNTGDLLVCDDEGFLRFHDRTGDTFRWKGENVATTEVAEALEALDFLQEVNVYGVTVPGHEGRAGMAALVLRPPHSLDLQQLYAHVSENLPPYARPRFLRLQESLATTETFKQQKVRMAKEGFDPSVLSDSLYILDQAGGGYVPLTPARYHALLAGDLRI; translated from the exons ATGGCCgccctcctgctgctgcccctgctgctgctgctgccgctgctgctgctgaagCTGCACCTCTGGCCGCAGTTGCGCTGGCTCGCGGCAGACTTGGCCTTCGCGGTGCGCGCTCTACGCTGCAAACGGGCTCTTCGAGCGCGCGCCCTGGCCGCGGCGGCCGCCGACCCGGAAGGTCCCGAGGGGGGCTGCAGCCTGGCCTGGCGCCTCGCGCAACTGGCTCGGCAGCGCCCCGCGCACACCTTTCTCATTCACGGCGCGCGGCGCTTTAGCTACGCGGAGGCCGAGCGCGAGAGCAACCGGGTGGCGCGTGCCTTCCTGCGTGCTCGAGGCTGGGACTGGGGGCCCGGCGgcggcgcagggggcgccggggAAGGAGAGCGGGCGTCGCACGGCGCCCGAGACGCGGCGGCCGGAAGCGGCGCGGCGCCGGCGGTGTGGGAAGGGGATGGCGCGGCCGGAGCTGGAGAAACCGCTGCCCCTCTGGCACCTGGGGCCACCGTGGCGCTGCTCCTCCCCGCCTGCCCAGAGTTCCTGTGGCTCTGGTTCGGGCTGGCCAAGGCTGGCCTGCGCACGGCCTTTGTACCCACCGCCCTGCGCCGGGGTCCCCTACTGCACTGTCTCCGCAGCTGCGGTGCGCGCGCGCTCGTGCTGGCGCCAG AGTTCCTGGAGTCCCTGGAGCCCGACCTGCCGGCCCTGAGAGCCATGGGGCTCCGCCTGTGGGCTGCAGGTCCGGAAACCCATCCTGCTGGAATCAGCGACTTGCTGGCTGAGGCATCGGCTGAAGTGGGTGGGCCGGTGCCTGGGGCCCTCTCTGCCCCCCAGAGCATAATGGACACGTGTCTGTACATCTTCACCTCTGGCACCACGG GCCTCCCCAAGGCTGCTCGGATCAGTCATCTGAAGATCCTGCAATGCCAGGGCTTCTACCAGCTGTGCGGCGCCCACCAGGAGGACGTCATCTACCTCACCCTCCCACTCTACCACATGTCTGGCTCCCTGTTGGGCATTGTGGGCTGCCTGGGCATTG GGGCCACCGTGGTGCTGAAGTCCAAGTTCTCAGCTGGTCAGTTCTGGGAGGACTGCCAGCAGCACAGGGTGACAGTGTTCCAGTACATTGGGGAATTATGCCGATACCTCGTCAACCAGCCCCCG ACCAAGGCAGAACGTGGACATAAGGTCCGGCTGGCGGTGGGCAGCGGGCTGCGCCCAGACACCTGGGAGCGTTTCGTGCGGCGCTTCGGGCCCCTGCAGGTGCTGGAGACGTATGGTCTGACAGAGGGCAACGTGGCCACTTTCAACTACACAGGAAGGCCAGGCGCTGTGGGACGCGCCTCCTGGCTTTACAAG CATGTCTTCCCCTTCTCTTTGATTCGCTATGATGTCACCACAGGGGAGCCGATCCGGGACACCCGAGGGCACTGTGTGACCACATCTCCAG gtgagccagggctgctGGTGGCCCCTGTGAACCAGCAGTCCCCATTCCTGGGCTACGCTGGGGGGCCAGAGCTGGCCCGTGGAAAGCTGCTGAAGGATGTCTTCCGGCCTGGGGATGTTTTCTTCAACACTGGGGACCTCTTGGTCTGCGATGATGAAGGCTTTCTTCGCTTCCATGACCGGACTGGAGACACCTTCAG GTGGAAGGGGGAGAATGTGGCCACGACTGAGGTGGCAGAGGCCTTGGAGGCCCTGGATTTTCTTCAGGAGGTGAACGTCTACGGAgtcactgtgccag GGCACGAAGGCAGGGCTGGAATGGCAGCCTTGGTTCTGCGTCCCCCCCACTCTTTGGACCTTCAGCAGCTCTATGCCCATGTTTCCGAGAACTTGCCACCTTATGCCCGGCCTCGATTCCTAAGGCTCCAG GAGTCTCTGGCCACCACAGAGACCTTCAAGCAGCAGAAGGTTCGGATGGCAAAGGAGGGCTTTGACCCCAGCGTACTGTCTGACTCGCTCTACATTCTGGACCAGGCTGGGGGCGGCTACGTGCCCCTCACCCCTGCCCGGTACCATGCCCTCCTGGCTGGGGACCTTCGCATCTGA
- the INTS3 gene encoding integrator complex subunit 3: protein MELQKGKGAAATAASGAAGGGGGAGAGAPGGGRLLLSTSLDAKDELEERLERCMSIVTSMTTGVSEREANDALNAYVCKGPPQHEEICLGLFTLVLTEPAQAQKCYRDLALVSRDGMNIVLSKINQILMEKYLKLQDTCRTQLVWLVRELVKSGVLGADGVCMTFMKQIAGGDVTAKNIWLAESVLDILTEQREWVLKSSILIAMAVYTYLRLIVDHHGTAQLQALRQKEVDFCISLLRERFMECLMIGRDLVRLLQNVARIPEFELLWKDIIHNPQALSPQFTGILQLLQSRTSRKFLACRLTPDMETKLLFMTSRVRFGQQKRYQDWFQRQYLSTPDSQSLRCDLIRYICGVVHPSNEVLSSDILPRWAIIGWLLTTCTSNVAASNAKLALFYDWLFFSPDKDSIMNIEPAILVMHHSMKPHPAITATLLDFMCRIIPNFYPPLEGHVRQGVFSSLNHIVEKRVLAHLAPLFDNPKLDKELRAMLREKFPEFCSSPSPPVEVKIEEPVSMEMDNHMSDKDESCYDNAEAAFSDDEEDLNSKGKKREFRFHPIKETVVEEPVDITPYLDQLDESLRDKVLQLQKGSDTEAQCEVMQEIVDQVLEEDFDSEQLSVLASCLQELFKAHFRGEVLPEEITEESLEESVGKPLYLIFRNLCQMQEDNSSFSLLLDLLSELYQKQPKIGYHLLYYLRASKAAAGKMNLYESFAQATQLGDLHTCLMMDMKACQEDDVRLLCHLTPSIYTEFPDETLRSGELLNMIVAVIDSAQLQELVCHVMMGNLVMFRKDSVLNILIQSLDWETFEQYCAWQLFLAHNIPLETIIPILQHLKYKEHPEALSCLLLQLRREKPSEEMVKMVLSRPCHPDDQFTTSILRHWCMKHDELLAEHIKSLLIKNNSLPRKRQSLRSSSSKLAQLTLEQILEHLDNLRLNLTNTKQNFFSQTPILQALQHVQASCDEAHKMKFSDLFSLAEEYEDSSTKPPKSRRKAALSSPRSRKNATQPPNAEEESGSSSASEEEDTKPKPTKRKRKGSSAVGSDSD, encoded by the exons TGTTACCGGGACTTGGCTCTGGTGAGTCGTGACGGCATGAATATTGTCCTGAGTAAAATCAACCAGATCCTTATGGAGAAGTACTTGAAGTTGCAGGATACCTGCCGTACTCAG tTGGTGTGGTTGGTACGGGAACTAGTGAAGAGTGGGGTTCTGGGAGCCGATGGTGTTTGCATGACATTCATGAAGCAGATTGCTG GTGGGGATGTTACGGCAAAAAATATCTGGTTGGCAGAGAGTGTTCTGGATATCCTGACGGAGCAGAG GGAATGGGTACTCAAGAGCAGCATCCTCATTGCCATGGCTGTTTACACATACCTCCGCCTCATCGTCGACCACCATGGAACCGCCCAGCTCCAGGCCCTGCGGCAGAAGGAAGTGGACTTTTGCATCTCACTGCTTCGGGAACGG TTCATGGAATGTTTGATGATTGGCCGGGACCTTGTGAGACTACTTCAGAATGTTGCCAGGATACCAGAATTTGAACTGCTTTGGAAAGATATTATCCATAACCCTCAGGCCTTAAGTCCTCAGTTCACAG GTATCCTGCAGCTTCTTCAGTCAAGAACATCCCGAAAATTCCTAGCATGTCGTCTAACCCCAGACATGGAGACTAAGCTCCTCTTCATGACATCCCGG GTGCGGTTTGGTCAACAAAAACGATACCAGGATTGGTTCCAGCGCCAGTACCTGTCAACTCCAGACAGTCAGTCTCTGCGCTGTGACCTCATTCGCTACATCTGTGGGGTTGTCCACCCTTCTAATGAAGTGCTGAGTTCAGACATCTTGCCCCGCTGGGCCATCATTGGCTGGCTCCTGACAACGTGCACG tCAAATGTCGCTGCCTCTAATGCCAAGCTGGCTTTGTTTTACGACTGGTTGTTCTTCAGCCCAGACAAGGATAGCATTATGAACATAG AACCGGCCATCCTGGTCATGCATCACTCCATGAAGCCCCACCCAGCCATCACTGCCACACTCCTGGACTTCATGTGCCGC ATCATCCCCAACTTCTACCCGCCTCTGGAGGGCCACGTGCGACAGGGTGTCTTTTCCTCCCTCAACCACATTGTGGAGAAACGGGTCTTGGC GCATTTGGCTCCTCTATTTGACAACCCTAAATTGGATAAGGAGCTGCGGGCAATGCTGAGGGAGAAGTTTCCTGAGTTCTGCAGTTCGCCCAGCCCACCTGTGGAAG TCAAAATTGAGGAGCCAGTTTCCATGGAGATGGACaaccatatgtcagataaggATGAGAGTTGCTATGACAACGCAGAGGCAGCCTTCAGTGATGATGAGGAGGATCTCAATAGCAAAG gaaagaagagagagtttCGCTTCCACCCTATCAAGGAGACAGTTGTGGAGGAGCCAGTCGATATCACCCCTTACCTTGACCAGTTGGATGAGTCCCTAAGGGACAAAGTGCTCCAGCTACAGAAGGGCAG TGATACAGAGGCCCAGTGTGAGGTCATGCAGGAAATCGTGGACCAGGTCTTGGAG GAAGACTTTGACTCGGAGCAGCTGTCCGTCCTTGCCTCCTGCCTACAGGAGCTCTTCAAGGCCCACTTCCGAGGGGAGGTGCTGCCTGAGGAGATCACCGAGGA GTCCCTGGAGGAATCTGTGGGGAAGCCTCTCTACCTAATATTTAG GAACCTATGCCAGATGCAGGAAGACAACAGcagcttctctctgcttctggaCCTTCTCTCCGAGCTCTATCAGAAGCAGCCCAAAATTGGCTACCACCTGCTCTACTACCTGAGGGCCAG CAAAGCCGCTGCAGGGAAGATGAACCTGTACGAGTCGTTTGCCCAGGCCACCCAGCTGGGTGATCTGCACACCTGCTTAATGATGGACATGAAGGCCTGCCAAGAGGATGATGTGCGGCTACTCTGCCACCTCACACCCTCCATCTACACGGAG tTTCCAGATGAGACCTTGCGGAGCGGGGAGCTGCTGAACATGATCGTGGCTGTTATTGACTCTGCACAG CTCCAGGAGCTGGTCTGCCATGTGATGATGGGGAACCTGGTCATGTTTCGAAAAGACTCGGTCCTCAACATACTCA TCCAGAGCCTGGACTGGGAAACCTTTGAGCAGTACTGTGCCTGGCAGCTCTTCCTGGCCCACAACATCCCCCTGGAGACCATAATCCCCATCCTGCAGCACCTCAAATACAAAG AGCACCCAGAGGCCCTGTCCTGTCTTCTGCTCCAGCTCCGAAGAGAGAA GCCCAGCGAGGAGATGGTGAAGATGGTGCTGAGCCGGCCATGCCACCCTGACGACCAGTTCACCACCAGCATCCTGCGGCACTGGTGCATGAAGCACGATGAGCTGCTGGCCGAGCACATCAAGTCCCTGCTCATTAAGAACAACAGCCTCCCACGcaagaggcagag CCTGAGGAGCTCCAGCAGCAAGCTGGCCCAGCTGACTCTGGAGCAGATCCTGGAGCACTTGGACAACCTGCGTCTTAACCTAACCAACACCAAGCAGAACT TTTTTAGCCAGACCCCAATTCTGCAGGCTCTGCAGCATGTCCAGGCAAGCTGTGATGAAGCCCACAAGATGAA GTTCAGCGATCTGTTCTCCCTGGCCGAGGAATATGAGGACTCTTCCACCAAGCCACCCAAGAGCCGGCGAAAAGCAGCTCTGTCCAGCCCCCGAAGTCGAAAGAATGCCACACAGCCCCCCAATGCTGAGGAAGAGTCAGGCTCCAGCAGTGCCTCG GAGGAAGAAGACACGAAACCGAAGCCCACCAAGCGGAAACGGAAAGGGTCCTCTGCAGTGGGGTCTGACAGTGACTGA